In one Chlamydia sp. BM-2023 genomic region, the following are encoded:
- the recA gene encoding recombinase RecA has product MNVPDRKKALEAAIAYIEKQYGSGSIMSLGKHSATHEISTIKTGALSLDLALGIGGVPKGRIVEIFGPESSGKTTLATHIVANAQKMGGVAAYIDAEHALDPSYASLIGANINDLMISQPDCGEDALSIAELLARSGAVDVIVIDSVAALVPKSELEGDIGDVHVGLQARMMSQALRKLTATLARSQTCAIFINQIREKIGVSFGNPETTTGGRALKFYSSIRMDIRRIGAIKGNESFDLGNRIKVKVAKNKLAPPFRTAEFDILFNEGISSAGCILDLAVEHNIVEKKGSWFNYQDRKLGQGREAVREELKKNKKLFDELEKRIFEITSSPKSAVVEETKEAQPAPVA; this is encoded by the coding sequence ATGAATGTACCAGATCGTAAAAAAGCACTAGAAGCGGCTATTGCATATATCGAAAAACAATATGGCTCTGGATCTATCATGAGTCTGGGGAAACACTCAGCAACTCATGAAATTTCCACTATCAAAACGGGAGCTTTATCTTTAGATTTAGCTTTAGGTATTGGGGGTGTTCCAAAAGGCCGTATTGTGGAGATTTTTGGTCCTGAATCTTCCGGGAAAACTACACTAGCTACTCATATTGTTGCTAACGCTCAGAAAATGGGCGGAGTAGCTGCATATATCGATGCTGAACATGCTCTAGATCCTAGCTACGCTTCCCTTATAGGTGCAAATATCAATGACCTAATGATTTCCCAGCCTGACTGTGGTGAAGATGCCCTAAGTATTGCTGAGCTATTAGCAAGATCAGGAGCTGTTGACGTAATCGTAATTGACTCTGTAGCTGCCTTGGTTCCTAAAAGTGAACTCGAAGGAGATATTGGTGATGTGCACGTAGGGTTACAAGCTCGTATGATGTCTCAAGCTTTACGAAAACTTACAGCAACACTAGCACGTAGCCAAACATGCGCGATATTTATTAACCAAATTCGTGAGAAAATAGGAGTTAGCTTCGGCAATCCTGAAACTACTACAGGTGGACGCGCTTTAAAATTCTATTCATCTATACGCATGGATATCCGTCGTATAGGAGCCATAAAAGGCAACGAAAGCTTTGATCTAGGAAACCGTATTAAAGTCAAAGTTGCTAAAAATAAACTAGCACCTCCATTTAGAACCGCGGAATTTGATATTCTCTTTAATGAGGGTATTTCTTCAGCAGGATGCATATTAGATCTCGCTGTAGAACATAATATCGTCGAGAAAAAAGGCTCCTGGTTCAACTATCAAGATCGTAAGTTAGGACAAGGAAGAGAAGCTGTACGCGAAGAACTCAAGAAAAATAAGAAGCTATTTGATGAGTTGGAAAAACGTATTTTTGAGATTACTTCTTCTCCAAAATCAGCTGTTGTAGAAGAAACAAAAGAAGCTCAACCAGCACCTGTAGCCTAA
- a CDS encoding dihydrofolate reductase, whose amino-acid sequence MKTIFGVAACDPNGVIGNQGKLPWSYPEDINFFSTVIGKRPIIMGRKTWEALPSKYSADRQVVIFSRSYHEDTRNIFWVSSLEEFNSLELSFPVFLIGGGDIFSLFLENHMLRGCFITHIKKCYEGDIFFPLFLLEGWKKKVLDEKEGLTICYYENLSYCHTHNSCAR is encoded by the coding sequence ATGAAAACGATATTTGGGGTAGCTGCTTGTGATCCTAATGGCGTTATAGGAAATCAGGGAAAGTTACCCTGGAGTTATCCTGAAGATATTAATTTCTTCTCAACAGTTATAGGGAAACGACCTATTATCATGGGAAGAAAGACTTGGGAAGCTCTTCCCAGCAAGTATTCAGCTGATCGTCAAGTAGTAATTTTTTCTAGAAGTTATCATGAAGATACCCGAAACATCTTCTGGGTGTCTTCCTTAGAGGAGTTTAATAGTTTAGAACTTTCCTTTCCTGTTTTTCTTATAGGTGGTGGGGATATATTTTCTCTATTTTTAGAGAATCATATGTTGCGCGGTTGTTTTATAACACACATCAAAAAGTGTTATGAGGGTGATATTTTTTTCCCATTATTTCTATTAGAGGGATGGAAAAAGAAAGTTTTAGACGAAAAAGAAGGTTTAACAATTTGTTATTATGAAAATCTCTCCTATTGTCACACGCACAATTCATGTGCTCGATAA
- the rpsT gene encoding 30S ribosomal protein S20 yields MAPKKTTKKGGPKKRPSAEKRILTAQKRCLINQSFKSKVKTLMKKFETALKTGDQASITSGLQLVYSATDRAVKRGIFKHNKAARIKSRATLRANSKI; encoded by the coding sequence ATGGCACCGAAAAAAACAACTAAGAAAGGTGGTCCAAAAAAACGACCTTCTGCAGAAAAACGTATTCTTACCGCACAAAAGCGTTGTTTGATCAATCAAAGTTTCAAATCCAAAGTTAAAACTTTGATGAAAAAATTCGAAACAGCTTTAAAAACTGGCGATCAAGCTAGCATCACTTCTGGGCTTCAACTGGTTTATAGCGCCACAGATAGAGCTGTAAAAAGAGGAATTTTCAAACATAACAAGGCAGCTCGCATTAAATCACGAGCTACACTAAGAGCTAACTCGAAAATATAA
- a CDS encoding putative folate metabolism gamma-glutamate ligase translates to MKISPIVTRTIHVLDNLYEILEESLPLLAENSIIALSSKVLSLCEGAVVDTKTTTKETLIKQESDAYVYSELHDLYLTKKQGILIPSAGIDESNAQDYYVLYPRDLLASTNALGAWLKSFYHLNNLGVIIVDSHTTPMRRGVLGLGLCWYGFSPLYSYVGKPDCFGRPLQMTHINLLDALSVSAVLCMGEGDEHTPIAVIENAPKITFHSSPTLQSDLSSLGIDEAEDLYGPILNSVVWESTHF, encoded by the coding sequence ATGAAAATCTCTCCTATTGTCACACGCACAATTCATGTGCTCGATAATCTCTATGAAATTTTAGAAGAATCGCTTCCTTTGCTGGCAGAGAATTCTATAATTGCTTTATCCTCAAAGGTTTTAAGTCTTTGTGAAGGTGCTGTTGTTGATACAAAGACCACAACGAAAGAGACTTTGATAAAACAAGAATCTGATGCTTATGTTTATTCTGAGCTTCATGATTTATATTTAACTAAAAAACAGGGAATTCTAATTCCCTCTGCGGGCATCGACGAGTCTAATGCTCAAGATTATTATGTTTTGTACCCGAGGGATTTATTAGCATCTACCAATGCCCTAGGGGCTTGGTTAAAGAGTTTTTATCATTTGAATAATCTTGGAGTGATTATTGTAGATAGTCATACGACCCCTATGCGTCGGGGTGTTTTAGGTTTAGGGTTATGCTGGTATGGGTTTTCTCCTCTATATAGTTATGTGGGGAAACCGGATTGTTTTGGCCGCCCTTTACAAATGACGCATATTAATCTTTTAGATGCTTTATCAGTGTCTGCCGTACTTTGTATGGGCGAGGGAGATGAACACACTCCTATAGCAGTCATAGAAAATGCACCTAAAATTACTTTTCATTCTTCACCCACACTACAGTCTGATTTATCTTCGTTAGGTATAGATGAAGCCGAAGATTTATATGGCCCTATACTGAATTCTGTAGTCTGGGAATCTACTCACTTTTAA
- a CDS encoding RNA polymerase sigma factor, translated as MLMNTQNGQAVEAAHEEEAQKKLEELVALAKDQGFITYEEINEILPMSFDTPEQIDQVLIFLTGMDIQVLNQADVERQKERKKEAKELEGLAKRTEGTPDDPVRMYLKEMGTVPLLTREEEVEISKRIEKAQVQIERIILRFRYSTKEAISIAQYLINGKERFDKIISEKEVEDKTHFLKLLPKLITLLKEEDVYLESLLLSLKQNNLSKPEIAKLNDNLEKCRIRTQAYLRCFHCRHNVTEDFGEVVFKAYDSFLQLEQQINDLKVRAERNKFAAAKLDAAKRRLHKREVAAGRTLEEFKKDVRMLQRWMDKSQEAKKEMVESNLRLVISIAKKYTNRGLSFLDLIQEGNMGLMKAVEKFEYRRGYKFSTYATWWIRQAVTRAIADQARTIRIPVHMIETINKVLRGAKKLMMETGKEPTPEELAEELGLTPDRVREIYKIAQHPISLQAEVGEGGESSFGDFLEDTGVESPAEATGYSMLKDKMKEVLKTLTDRERFVLIHRFGLLDGKPKTLEEVGSAFNVTRERIRQIEAKALRKMRHPIRSKQLRAFLDLLEEEKTGSGKVKNSKG; from the coding sequence ATGCTCATGAATACACAAAATGGCCAAGCTGTGGAAGCGGCTCATGAAGAAGAAGCTCAAAAGAAGCTAGAAGAACTAGTTGCTCTTGCTAAAGATCAGGGCTTTATTACTTATGAGGAGATCAATGAGATCCTTCCTATGTCTTTCGACACGCCTGAACAAATTGATCAGGTGTTAATTTTTCTTACGGGAATGGATATCCAGGTCCTGAATCAAGCAGATGTTGAAAGACAGAAGGAAAGAAAAAAAGAAGCTAAAGAGCTAGAGGGCTTAGCTAAACGTACAGAGGGAACACCGGACGACCCTGTACGTATGTATTTAAAAGAAATGGGAACTGTACCTCTGTTAACTCGAGAGGAAGAAGTTGAAATTTCTAAGAGAATAGAAAAAGCCCAAGTCCAAATCGAACGTATTATTTTACGTTTTCGTTATTCAACAAAAGAAGCTATTTCCATTGCACAATATTTGATCAATGGGAAGGAGCGCTTTGATAAAATTATTTCAGAAAAAGAAGTAGAGGATAAGACGCATTTCCTGAAATTGCTTCCTAAGTTGATTACTTTGCTTAAGGAAGAAGATGTGTACTTAGAATCCCTACTCTTATCGTTGAAACAGAACAATCTATCGAAGCCGGAAATTGCGAAGTTAAACGATAATTTGGAAAAATGTCGTATTCGTACGCAAGCATACCTGCGTTGTTTTCACTGCCGTCACAATGTTACGGAAGATTTTGGTGAAGTTGTTTTTAAGGCGTACGATTCTTTCTTGCAGCTAGAGCAGCAAATTAATGATTTGAAGGTTCGTGCTGAAAGGAATAAGTTTGCGGCTGCAAAGTTAGATGCAGCTAAGCGTAGATTACACAAACGAGAAGTTGCTGCAGGAAGAACGCTCGAAGAATTTAAAAAAGACGTGCGTATGTTGCAACGTTGGATGGACAAAAGCCAAGAAGCCAAAAAGGAAATGGTGGAGTCTAACCTTCGTTTAGTAATTTCCATAGCTAAAAAATATACAAACCGAGGCCTATCCTTTTTAGATCTAATTCAAGAAGGTAATATGGGTTTGATGAAGGCTGTAGAAAAATTTGAATATCGCAGAGGATACAAGTTTTCTACTTATGCCACCTGGTGGATTCGTCAGGCAGTTACACGTGCCATTGCTGATCAGGCACGAACGATTCGTATTCCTGTGCATATGATTGAAACTATTAATAAAGTTCTTCGTGGTGCCAAGAAGTTGATGATGGAAACTGGCAAAGAGCCCACTCCAGAGGAATTGGCCGAGGAATTAGGGTTAACCCCAGATCGGGTGCGGGAAATTTATAAGATTGCCCAGCATCCTATTTCTTTACAGGCAGAAGTTGGTGAGGGAGGTGAAAGCTCCTTCGGTGATTTCTTAGAGGACACAGGTGTGGAATCCCCTGCGGAAGCTACGGGATACTCCATGCTAAAAGATAAGATGAAAGAAGTCTTAAAGACACTTACGGATCGTGAAAGATTTGTGTTGATTCATCGTTTTGGTCTTCTTGATGGAAAGCCTAAGACATTGGAAGAGGTTGGTTCCGCTTTTAATGTAACTCGAGAACGTATTCGTCAGATTGAGGCAAAAGCATTGAGAAAAATGCGCCACCCGATTCGTTCTAAGCAGTTGCGAGCTTTCCTTGATCTTTTGGAAGAAGAGAAGACAGGTTCAGGTAAGGTGAAGAATAGCAAGGGTTAA
- the folP gene encoding dihydropteroate synthase, which yields MTTSNFICLSLGSNLGNRFENFRKAFSLLKELDIEGMQSSIILETKALLFPDSPKEWDLPFFNSVLIGRTSLPPKQLLSKVKGIEHKLGRDPHALPWSPRILDIDILLYGDEVYNQGDVIIPHERILERPFLLSLIASLCPSRQLSQPGSQYHLKPFSEIAHLIPCPQEMILNAFSPATMLMGIVNVTDNSMSDGGKYLEPAKAVARAEELFSQGAAVIDFGGQATNPRVQQLLSMEQEWARLEPVLKLLSERWSGRVAQYPDISIDTFYPEIIRKAVELYPIRWINDVSGGSKEMAEVAKELDLLLVVNHSCSIPPRPDKTLAFSASAANQLLSWGEVQIEAFVDLGLSRDQIIFDPGIGFGTTQIQALNVLRDMDRFRQLGCATLVGHSRKSCFSLLGKYDANDRDWETACFSVLLQQRGVNYLRVHDVEANQRVLATAAWPGISI from the coding sequence ATGACAACTTCAAATTTTATTTGCCTTTCCTTAGGGTCTAATCTTGGAAACCGCTTTGAAAATTTTCGGAAAGCGTTTTCCCTATTAAAAGAGCTAGATATCGAGGGGATGCAGAGCTCTATAATTTTAGAAACAAAGGCTTTGTTGTTTCCTGATTCTCCGAAAGAATGGGATTTGCCTTTTTTCAATTCCGTGTTGATAGGAAGAACCTCTCTTCCTCCCAAGCAGTTGTTATCTAAAGTAAAAGGTATAGAGCACAAACTCGGTAGAGATCCACACGCTTTACCATGGTCTCCTAGGATTTTAGATATAGACATCCTATTATATGGAGATGAGGTCTATAATCAGGGAGATGTTATTATTCCCCATGAGAGAATTCTAGAAAGGCCTTTTTTACTTTCTCTTATAGCTTCACTTTGCCCTTCTAGGCAGTTATCCCAGCCTGGTTCGCAATATCATTTGAAGCCCTTTAGTGAAATCGCTCATCTTATTCCTTGCCCTCAAGAAATGATCCTCAACGCGTTTTCTCCAGCAACTATGTTGATGGGTATTGTTAACGTTACTGATAACTCTATGTCAGATGGGGGAAAATATCTTGAGCCTGCTAAGGCGGTTGCTCGCGCTGAAGAATTGTTTTCTCAGGGGGCTGCTGTCATAGATTTCGGGGGTCAAGCGACTAATCCCAGAGTGCAACAGTTGCTTTCCATGGAACAAGAATGGGCCCGTCTTGAGCCTGTTTTGAAGCTGCTTTCTGAACGTTGGTCTGGTCGTGTTGCGCAATATCCTGATATTTCCATAGATACTTTTTATCCCGAGATTATTAGGAAGGCCGTTGAGCTCTATCCTATTCGATGGATTAATGATGTTTCTGGAGGATCCAAAGAAATGGCAGAGGTCGCTAAGGAATTAGATTTATTATTAGTTGTTAATCACTCGTGTTCTATTCCTCCACGTCCTGATAAAACGTTAGCTTTTTCAGCATCTGCTGCGAACCAGTTGTTAAGCTGGGGAGAGGTGCAAATAGAGGCTTTTGTTGATTTAGGGTTGAGTCGTGATCAAATTATTTTTGATCCAGGTATAGGCTTCGGAACCACGCAAATACAAGCTTTGAATGTATTACGTGATATGGATAGGTTTCGTCAGTTGGGTTGTGCTACGTTGGTAGGACATTCAAGAAAGTCGTGTTTTTCTTTGTTAGGGAAATATGATGCTAATGATCGGGATTGGGAAACGGCGTGTTTTTCCGTGCTTTTGCAGCAGCGCGGGGTAAATTACCTACGAGTGCATGATGTAGAGGCTAATCAAAGGGTTCTAGCTACAGCGGCATGGCCTGGAATTTCCATATGA
- a CDS encoding CADD family putative folate metabolism protein: MKRCLDLLDKNIKAKQMLDHPFYMRWSEGKLTIEQLQVYAKDYYLHIKAFPRYLSAVHSRCDNLAARKLLLDNLMDEENGYPNHIDLWKDFAYALGVTEDELESHIPGPAAQKKVDTFLRWCSGDSLAAGVSALYTYESQIPEVAATKISGLKQYFGFKDPQGYEYFTVHNEVDIRHAREERELIEVLGNNDQDKVLQASKEVCDALWCFLDSFLEEEKPAESSCKSSSCCCSCRH; the protein is encoded by the coding sequence ATGAAACGATGTTTAGATCTACTAGATAAGAATATCAAAGCAAAACAGATGTTAGATCATCCTTTTTACATGAGATGGTCAGAGGGGAAATTAACGATAGAACAGTTACAAGTGTATGCGAAGGACTACTACTTACATATTAAAGCTTTTCCTCGTTATCTTTCAGCTGTGCATAGCCGCTGTGATAATTTAGCAGCTCGTAAATTGCTTCTTGATAACCTTATGGACGAGGAAAACGGTTACCCTAATCACATAGATCTTTGGAAAGATTTTGCTTATGCTTTAGGTGTTACAGAAGACGAACTAGAAAGTCATATTCCTGGTCCAGCAGCTCAAAAGAAAGTAGATACATTTTTACGATGGTGTTCAGGAGACTCCTTAGCTGCTGGTGTTTCAGCTCTATACACCTATGAAAGCCAAATTCCTGAAGTTGCAGCAACAAAAATTTCCGGATTGAAACAGTATTTTGGTTTTAAGGACCCTCAAGGTTATGAATACTTCACAGTACATAATGAAGTAGATATCAGACATGCCAGAGAAGAACGTGAGCTGATAGAAGTTTTAGGAAATAACGATCAAGATAAGGTCTTACAAGCCTCTAAAGAAGTATGTGATGCTTTGTGGTGCTTTTTAGACTCTTTCTTAGAAGAAGAAAAACCTGCAGAGTCTTCTTGTAAATCATCTTCTTGCTGCTGTAGCTGCCGTCACTAA
- the folB gene encoding dihydroneopterin aldolase, protein MPDFRVWVRLGCSKEERHFPQPILVSVTLFFFTEPHVCVSDDLNDACCYVEITSLIEEVACSKPCALVEHLSKLLMDALETRLKGKVSKIELEVLKERPPVPNLLKPIRFKISREILI, encoded by the coding sequence ATACCAGATTTTCGTGTATGGGTGCGACTAGGATGCTCTAAGGAAGAGCGTCATTTCCCGCAGCCCATTTTAGTTTCGGTGACTCTTTTTTTCTTTACAGAGCCCCATGTTTGTGTTTCGGATGATCTTAACGACGCCTGCTGTTACGTTGAGATAACTTCTCTAATAGAAGAGGTTGCTTGCAGTAAGCCTTGTGCTTTAGTAGAGCATTTGTCTAAGCTTTTAATGGATGCTTTAGAGACAAGGTTAAAGGGCAAGGTTTCTAAAATAGAGTTGGAAGTTCTAAAAGAACGTCCCCCTGTTCCTAACTTGTTGAAGCCCATTCGCTTTAAAATAAGTAGGGAAATCTTGATATGA
- a CDS encoding 5-formyltetrahydrofolate cyclo-ligase: MDSSATAKKQQREFFISLRHSIQEPRISAASLAVAAFVRELPKGSFVLSFLPFRGEINVNLANRILVEEFSLALPQIDNNELSPVHIPTIEVLSELSHPLHLPQFNLEFVSPERITHVLVPALAFDNEGYRLGYGGGYYDRWLAMHPHLLTIGVGYLEQKTEVLPKEPHDIPVAKIFLC; this comes from the coding sequence CTAAAAAGCAGCAACGTGAGTTTTTTATCTCATTAAGGCACTCGATACAAGAACCACGTATATCCGCAGCCTCTTTAGCAGTTGCTGCTTTTGTTCGTGAGCTTCCTAAGGGAAGCTTCGTGCTTTCCTTTCTCCCCTTCCGAGGAGAAATCAACGTAAACCTAGCAAACAGAATTCTTGTTGAAGAATTCTCGTTAGCTCTTCCTCAAATAGACAATAATGAATTGTCTCCGGTACACATTCCCACTATAGAAGTTTTATCTGAACTATCTCATCCCCTACATTTACCACAGTTCAATTTAGAATTTGTTTCTCCCGAACGTATTACTCACGTTCTTGTTCCTGCTTTAGCCTTTGATAATGAGGGTTATCGCCTCGGCTATGGAGGCGGTTATTATGACCGTTGGTTAGCAATGCACCCGCACCTTTTAACCATAGGCGTCGGTTATCTAGAACAAAAAACAGAAGTTCTTCCTAAAGAGCCTCATGATATTCCCGTTGCTAAAATATTTTTGTGCTAG
- the recD gene encoding exodeoxyribonuclease V subunit alpha, protein MLSLSLDVSHLLYDAVQQQLILPLDLAFAKKHVSSSEKTFAFLAVFSALLRCGYPFITIEKDRLFPSIPGISENLFYECFKDMPEELRSSLFVIENNKIYLRSLYLIREKLFQKLSLLSQASPRYNIVAEENPKLSEEQNFVFQKALSSCFSLICGGPGTGKTFLAIQIILTLLKRDPKIRIAIVSPTGKATSHIRQILSSYGIAEDHVNIQTIHRFLQEHVYSQSGSVDLLLVDEGSMVTFDLLHSLVNTLSGTHLNKGIVADNLIILGDANQLPPIGVGAGNPLQDLIKRFPARALNLRISHRAKTTQIQNLSQAILEKQSIPFTPLPPMHSAIAMIKEAFIKSPSSRAQLCVLTPMRHGPWGYLQLNDLIFRSIQKTHPDLPIPIMITDRYETWGLFNGDTGFLCPKTQKLFFEHCPAIDSKVFSYYTYNYAMSVHKSQGSEYENVIVIIPRGSETFDVSILYTAITRAKHSVSVWADGETLNKIIKKPHKYTYGVT, encoded by the coding sequence ATGCTTTCATTAAGTTTAGACGTTTCCCATCTTCTTTATGATGCCGTTCAACAGCAGCTTATACTACCTCTGGACCTAGCATTTGCCAAAAAGCATGTCTCTTCATCAGAGAAAACTTTTGCTTTTTTGGCTGTTTTTTCTGCTCTTTTGCGTTGTGGTTACCCATTTATTACTATAGAAAAAGATAGGTTGTTTCCTTCTATTCCTGGGATTTCAGAAAATCTTTTTTATGAATGTTTTAAAGATATGCCTGAGGAGCTTCGTTCTTCTTTATTTGTTATAGAAAATAACAAAATTTACTTACGTTCTTTATATCTTATCCGAGAAAAGTTATTTCAGAAGCTTTCTTTATTATCACAAGCATCGCCTAGATACAATATCGTCGCAGAAGAAAACCCAAAATTATCCGAAGAACAAAATTTTGTTTTTCAAAAAGCTCTTAGTTCGTGTTTTTCTTTGATTTGTGGGGGGCCAGGAACAGGAAAAACATTTTTAGCTATACAGATCATCCTTACTTTACTGAAACGTGATCCCAAAATACGTATTGCTATAGTTTCTCCAACAGGTAAAGCTACCTCCCATATTCGTCAGATTCTTTCTTCTTATGGTATTGCAGAAGATCATGTGAATATCCAAACAATCCACAGGTTTTTACAAGAACATGTTTATAGTCAGAGTGGTTCTGTAGATCTTTTATTAGTGGATGAGGGATCTATGGTTACTTTCGATCTTCTTCATAGTTTAGTGAACACCTTGTCTGGAACGCATTTGAACAAGGGAATAGTAGCGGATAATTTAATTATATTAGGGGATGCGAATCAGCTTCCTCCTATAGGTGTAGGAGCTGGGAATCCTCTTCAAGATTTGATTAAGCGTTTCCCTGCAAGAGCCCTAAATTTACGAATATCACATAGGGCAAAAACAACTCAGATTCAAAATCTTTCCCAGGCAATACTGGAAAAACAATCGATTCCCTTTACTCCTTTGCCCCCCATGCATTCTGCAATTGCTATGATAAAAGAAGCATTTATAAAATCACCTTCTTCTCGAGCGCAATTATGTGTTTTGACTCCTATGCGTCATGGACCCTGGGGTTATCTGCAGTTAAATGATCTTATTTTTCGTTCCATTCAGAAAACTCATCCTGATCTACCAATTCCTATTATGATTACCGATCGTTATGAAACTTGGGGATTGTTTAACGGAGATACAGGATTTCTTTGTCCCAAAACACAAAAACTGTTCTTTGAACATTGTCCAGCAATAGATTCTAAAGTGTTTTCTTACTACACCTATAACTATGCGATGTCAGTTCATAAAAGTCAGGGAAGTGAATACGAAAATGTTATTGTTATCATTCCCAGGGGAAGTGAAACTTTTGATGTTTCTATTCTCTATACAGCAATTACACGAGCAAAGCATAGTGTTTCTGTGTGGGCAGACGGAGAAACTTTAAATAAGATTATAAAAAAACCCCATAAGTATACCTATGGGGTGACGTAG